The Nitrospira sp. genome contains a region encoding:
- a CDS encoding glycosyltransferase: MTQRDLNPLAGLSSEDRSILEYYEFCRETRRPYFGPIMWASQGLPLRHVAMQELIRYESSRVGTRRFDILEVGSWAGGSAITWAEALARHHRRQGRVVCVDPWKPYFDPAKRPDAPVYRAMSAALANDTIYDLFLHNVSSAGYDDIVLAQRGDSGAMLPMFPRHAFDVVFIDGDHSYAAVRRDLEAAFELVRDGGILCGDDLELQLSEIDIGYARTQLEADYIRDPATGKEFHPGVTLAVGELLGTVSNIVGFWAVRREGDRWSSVDFSRFVCAQDRIPPHLTSRRADDPAFEEWRRRRQQVFTGGQIKLRTAVEHDAGVVKPKVLLVQLEFSKWAQAKAWSYVGNFAVEDGLRANGCECVTLPVFCDAPDGSPSSWLHHAKDLLAGQRFDQVWVWLVHNRYSETCLEWLAELAPVRVGLIMESLRYSEEDYRRWPHLRERASFVERQLSYMTHALAADERDADLLNQAGLVQALFWPAAVPSRFISATIERPSRREAVFHGELYGERKEWLTRPDLKNLLIHPPSAEASTQFPQLFDTLHRQMSERLQSGWRPDPVALTEYVGLWRRLREAIFVNWLTSLKTWSAVVNLPSLFQAYAGRVVEAMAAGRPAVSWEIPRRPQTSALFKHGQEILLYPKDTPKALKEHLERIARDAGYAQDIAGKARAALLRDHTTEHRGRQWLSWIEGGRTLRPCKEEEARDRHGRTPEAIAPPTAAAIDEKVTPMTTVFVLTVGDPAFPDCKAALAAQRGAPFKLEIIHNVSPFSAAAQEMIRRCRTPYCIQVDEDMILAPDAVATMEAAMKAAPDHVGMICFHLYDDDRELTIQGVKIYRAAMFKELSFQDVKASEMDLLDQMGARGIKWILHPDVKGRHGTHYTIETIYRRYKTMYEKDIRQWNVLTSDIRRKVERFRETGDPLQLFALLGAVHGIVHAPLADDREKDARYYAYHELDVFKRLFMQQPPVTQAYDAQKSGKPVTNQPIPFDQVRWKTGRQSEAPVNPSSMPSVVESPRPDGQKRVLLVTPFFWPSVGGVQRVAEELGVGLVTHGYHVDVATYPVAERGHEEYRGLTIITVANHDQMAGDLRICILQIDRLLQTGRYAACILLGDPSNALFYGALTNPLPAETALIIQPTMNEQSYRDLVKEDFVRPVFLTLARRARAVVTLSQHGPDARFLREHGIPTVYVPNGVTAVVPKGTFRSTYRISADAFVILHVANLYSVKNHPGLLRALDDLPTGAKLVMVGRPGEESAYVREVQEMLRARPDVLYIPGLSAEEVAAAMQEADLLVLASRCEASPLCVLEAMSHRLAWLTTPGCGTVHEQAGGIIAELDTFLSHIRLFMQEPEFRHALADLGFQHWQACYQWGDVLQGWIDVIERGTLPGSFSMPDVIRNGMASLAQRVQAAVAVEGGKKHTQAPQATRRPAKDGAMKEREYGQGIDKESSHNDQFYVDLFVKAPAWSSPHPNADEAARWSKIASFLEHILRRVQQGEPGRLLRILDVGCGRGWLTNLATMYGSCEGVEPVAGVVEHARKLFPHLRFETGTPESILQRSDFLPYDVILTSEVIEHVPHGQKEMFLAQLARLLEPDGYLILTTPRGEMWEQWKTIAPPNQPVEDWVTEDQLRGLFASQGFVDMGLERIYVEIPRLRYVPAPTPADLGAMNLLPIYQVWVCQRTAAPRHTFMTRAPKVTVIVPTYNRPDRLRTALASLALQTYQDFEIIVVNDAGCDVGPVIADCSDRHRITTVCHDRNRGLAAARNSGLRAAKGIYIAYLDDDDRYLPHHLETLVTYLDRQECRVAYTDAWRVHERQIDGAYVETGRDVPYSREFNPVDLLVCNYFPVLCVMHARQCVDEVGFFDESLFAHEDWDLWIRMATRFPFKHLNVTTAEFTWRNDGTSMTSGTKDTYRRTTEIIYRKYAPYAEPIAGVREAQQRRLEGFHARKSRKPYVCSIVMPVWNRLEMTRGCLTALSQIHDQPEYEVIVVDNGSTDGTAEFLKQLDGDIRVLTNQENLGFAKACNQGARAAEGRYLVFLNNDTIPQPGWLSALVSEVDAHSEVGIVGSKLLYPDGTIQHAGVIRDCQDRLPYHIYKFFAGDHPAVNQRREFQIVTAACLLIRRGLFEEVGGFDEEYVNGFEDADLCLKVKDRGHLVVYQPRSIVVHLESQTPGRKIHDDANAARFLKRWGAQWWTADEDRHFHVDGYKLKRIFRDGQLGCDMQLIDGIKDRAAWAHVAAAQTAALKQDWQAVRRELSLAEDWPNDHYVLSWGAMVAEKLKEPVLRVRFLSRYLALADSPADRAALVRTLIEQKNYTDAESHLRMLLDASPDHADGLLLSGILSMQREQYQQAEATFASALRQGADRKKCLMGMGMAAMGRAYAQGAWERFRQVLADNPDDAEAIHWLLRAGTAQNRWQEVGEHLRRYLLRNPADLSVRYALAGVLVRGEQIVGARQEYETLRALAPTYDGLVQLDQAISGKEAAFAVEAAHL; the protein is encoded by the coding sequence GTGACACAACGTGATCTCAACCCATTAGCCGGACTGTCCTCCGAGGACCGTTCAATACTCGAGTATTACGAGTTCTGCCGTGAGACGAGGCGGCCCTATTTCGGCCCGATCATGTGGGCTTCGCAGGGGCTTCCTCTTCGGCACGTCGCCATGCAGGAACTGATACGGTATGAGTCGTCGCGAGTGGGGACCCGGCGCTTCGACATTCTCGAAGTGGGGTCTTGGGCCGGGGGCTCAGCCATCACGTGGGCGGAAGCGCTCGCCCGCCATCACCGGCGACAGGGCCGCGTCGTATGCGTGGATCCGTGGAAGCCGTATTTTGATCCAGCGAAGCGCCCGGATGCGCCGGTCTACCGCGCCATGTCGGCCGCTCTGGCGAACGACACGATCTACGATCTGTTCCTCCACAATGTCAGCTCGGCGGGGTATGACGATATCGTCCTCGCGCAGAGAGGAGACAGCGGCGCCATGCTGCCCATGTTTCCGCGTCATGCGTTCGACGTGGTGTTCATCGATGGAGATCATAGCTACGCCGCCGTGCGGAGGGATCTTGAAGCCGCCTTCGAACTCGTCCGTGATGGCGGAATTCTTTGCGGCGATGACCTTGAGCTACAGCTCTCAGAGATCGATATCGGCTATGCCCGCACGCAACTCGAGGCCGATTACATCCGCGATCCCGCGACGGGCAAGGAGTTCCATCCAGGTGTCACCTTGGCTGTGGGTGAACTGCTTGGCACGGTGTCCAACATCGTGGGATTTTGGGCGGTCCGCAGAGAGGGGGATCGCTGGAGCTCCGTCGATTTCTCCCGGTTCGTTTGCGCGCAAGACCGGATACCTCCGCATTTGACGTCAAGACGAGCGGACGATCCGGCCTTCGAGGAATGGCGGCGACGCCGACAGCAAGTATTCACCGGCGGACAAATCAAGTTGCGAACCGCGGTGGAGCACGATGCAGGTGTGGTGAAACCGAAAGTGCTTCTGGTGCAGTTGGAGTTCAGCAAATGGGCGCAGGCCAAAGCCTGGTCGTACGTGGGAAACTTCGCCGTTGAGGACGGTCTTCGGGCCAATGGGTGCGAGTGTGTGACGCTTCCGGTTTTCTGCGACGCGCCCGACGGCTCGCCGTCATCCTGGTTACACCATGCGAAAGACCTTCTGGCCGGTCAACGATTCGACCAAGTCTGGGTATGGCTGGTCCATAACCGGTACTCTGAGACGTGTCTCGAATGGCTCGCCGAACTGGCGCCGGTGCGGGTCGGCCTTATCATGGAGTCATTACGGTATAGCGAAGAGGACTACCGCCGCTGGCCACACTTGCGGGAACGAGCGAGTTTTGTCGAGCGACAGCTGAGCTATATGACGCATGCGCTGGCGGCGGATGAGCGCGATGCCGATTTGTTGAATCAAGCAGGTCTGGTCCAAGCATTATTCTGGCCGGCGGCCGTACCATCTCGCTTCATTAGCGCGACGATCGAGCGACCGTCCCGCCGTGAGGCGGTGTTTCATGGGGAACTGTATGGAGAGCGGAAGGAGTGGTTGACGAGACCTGATTTGAAGAATTTGCTGATTCATCCTCCGTCCGCGGAAGCGTCGACTCAGTTTCCTCAACTTTTCGATACGTTACATCGGCAGATGTCCGAACGGTTGCAGTCCGGGTGGCGTCCTGATCCGGTTGCACTCACGGAATATGTAGGTCTATGGCGCCGTCTGCGAGAAGCCATCTTCGTCAATTGGTTGACGAGTCTGAAGACATGGAGTGCCGTCGTCAATCTTCCCAGTCTCTTTCAAGCCTATGCCGGACGTGTCGTGGAAGCCATGGCGGCCGGACGTCCGGCGGTCTCCTGGGAGATCCCTCGCAGACCTCAGACCTCCGCGCTCTTCAAGCACGGGCAAGAAATCTTGCTCTACCCAAAAGACACTCCGAAAGCCTTGAAAGAGCACCTAGAACGAATCGCACGCGATGCCGGCTATGCGCAAGATATTGCCGGAAAGGCTCGCGCAGCGCTGCTCCGGGATCACACGACCGAGCATCGCGGACGGCAATGGCTGAGTTGGATTGAGGGTGGACGTACCCTCAGGCCTTGCAAGGAGGAAGAGGCCCGTGACCGGCACGGACGTACGCCCGAGGCGATCGCTCCGCCGACCGCAGCCGCAATCGACGAGAAGGTCACACCCATGACCACGGTCTTCGTGCTCACAGTGGGAGATCCGGCGTTTCCGGATTGCAAGGCGGCCTTGGCGGCTCAGCGGGGTGCACCCTTCAAGCTGGAGATCATCCATAATGTCAGTCCGTTCAGCGCGGCCGCCCAGGAAATGATCAGACGTTGCCGCACACCCTATTGTATTCAGGTCGACGAAGACATGATCCTCGCGCCGGACGCCGTCGCCACAATGGAGGCCGCGATGAAGGCGGCGCCGGATCATGTCGGTATGATTTGCTTTCATCTGTATGACGACGATCGTGAGCTCACGATTCAGGGCGTGAAGATCTACCGCGCGGCGATGTTCAAAGAGTTGTCATTCCAGGATGTGAAGGCCAGTGAAATGGACTTGCTCGATCAGATGGGTGCGCGGGGCATCAAGTGGATTTTGCACCCGGATGTCAAAGGCCGCCATGGCACACACTATACGATCGAAACCATCTACCGCCGTTACAAGACGATGTATGAGAAGGACATCCGGCAATGGAACGTCCTGACCTCCGATATACGGCGGAAAGTCGAGCGCTTCCGGGAAACCGGCGATCCGTTGCAACTGTTCGCGCTGTTGGGCGCCGTTCATGGCATTGTCCATGCTCCATTGGCGGACGACCGGGAGAAAGATGCCCGGTACTATGCGTACCATGAACTGGATGTGTTCAAACGCCTATTCATGCAACAGCCACCCGTCACGCAGGCGTATGATGCGCAAAAATCCGGCAAGCCGGTCACGAATCAGCCGATTCCGTTCGATCAGGTGAGGTGGAAGACCGGCCGGCAGTCAGAAGCGCCCGTGAATCCCTCATCCATGCCGTCGGTTGTTGAATCACCCCGACCGGACGGGCAAAAACGTGTGCTCCTCGTCACCCCGTTTTTTTGGCCGTCGGTAGGCGGGGTGCAGCGTGTGGCAGAAGAATTGGGAGTGGGCCTCGTCACCCATGGCTATCACGTCGATGTGGCGACCTATCCGGTTGCTGAACGCGGTCATGAGGAGTATCGCGGTCTCACGATCATCACGGTCGCTAACCATGACCAAATGGCCGGAGACCTTCGCATCTGCATTCTCCAAATCGACCGCCTGCTGCAGACCGGTCGGTATGCGGCGTGCATTCTGCTTGGGGATCCGTCCAATGCACTGTTCTATGGGGCATTGACGAATCCCCTTCCTGCCGAGACGGCATTGATCATTCAGCCGACGATGAATGAACAGTCCTATCGTGACCTGGTCAAGGAGGATTTCGTCCGACCTGTATTCCTCACGCTCGCTCGGCGAGCGCGGGCGGTTGTGACCCTGTCGCAGCACGGACCGGATGCACGCTTTCTGCGGGAGCACGGCATTCCGACGGTCTATGTGCCCAATGGGGTCACTGCCGTCGTCCCGAAGGGAACGTTTCGATCTACATATCGAATTTCGGCAGACGCCTTCGTGATTCTTCACGTCGCCAACCTTTATTCGGTCAAGAATCATCCGGGTCTGTTGCGTGCCCTCGACGATCTTCCGACGGGAGCCAAGCTGGTGATGGTAGGCCGACCCGGCGAAGAAAGCGCCTATGTGCGAGAAGTTCAGGAAATGTTGCGCGCTCGTCCCGATGTCCTCTATATCCCGGGGTTGTCGGCGGAAGAAGTGGCCGCCGCGATGCAGGAGGCGGATCTCCTGGTCTTGGCCTCGCGCTGCGAAGCCTCGCCGCTCTGCGTTTTGGAAGCGATGAGTCATCGATTGGCCTGGCTTACCACACCGGGGTGCGGAACTGTCCACGAACAGGCCGGTGGAATCATCGCCGAGCTGGATACCTTTTTGTCTCACATTCGCCTGTTCATGCAGGAGCCGGAGTTTCGTCATGCGCTCGCCGATCTCGGTTTTCAGCATTGGCAAGCCTGTTATCAGTGGGGCGACGTTTTACAGGGATGGATCGATGTGATCGAGCGGGGAACGCTTCCTGGTTCGTTCAGCATGCCGGACGTCATTCGAAATGGCATGGCATCTCTCGCTCAACGGGTTCAGGCGGCGGTCGCGGTTGAGGGTGGCAAGAAGCACACACAGGCGCCGCAGGCGACACGGCGGCCGGCAAAGGATGGGGCGATGAAGGAAAGAGAATACGGGCAAGGTATCGACAAAGAATCGAGTCACAACGATCAGTTCTATGTCGATTTGTTTGTCAAGGCTCCGGCCTGGTCATCACCACATCCGAATGCCGACGAAGCCGCGCGGTGGAGCAAGATCGCTTCCTTTCTGGAACACATCCTCCGCCGAGTGCAACAAGGGGAGCCAGGCCGGTTGCTGCGTATCCTGGATGTAGGATGTGGACGAGGTTGGTTGACGAATCTTGCGACCATGTACGGAAGCTGCGAAGGGGTCGAGCCGGTCGCCGGCGTCGTCGAACATGCCCGCAAGCTGTTTCCGCATCTCCGGTTCGAAACCGGGACACCGGAGAGCATTTTGCAGCGGTCTGACTTCTTGCCCTATGACGTAATTTTGACCTCGGAAGTGATCGAGCACGTCCCGCACGGACAAAAGGAAATGTTCCTTGCGCAACTTGCCCGACTGCTCGAGCCGGACGGGTATCTCATTCTCACGACGCCGCGCGGCGAAATGTGGGAACAGTGGAAGACGATCGCGCCACCGAATCAGCCCGTGGAGGACTGGGTGACCGAAGACCAGTTACGCGGGCTTTTCGCGTCGCAGGGATTTGTCGACATGGGGCTTGAGCGCATTTACGTAGAGATCCCTCGATTACGGTATGTGCCGGCGCCCACCCCGGCCGACTTGGGCGCCATGAATCTGCTGCCTATTTATCAAGTGTGGGTGTGCCAGCGCACAGCCGCCCCGCGCCACACTTTCATGACGCGCGCCCCCAAGGTCACCGTCATCGTCCCGACGTACAACCGCCCTGATCGCCTCCGTACGGCTCTCGCGAGCCTGGCCTTACAGACGTACCAGGATTTCGAGATCATCGTCGTCAACGACGCAGGGTGCGACGTGGGGCCCGTCATCGCCGACTGTTCCGATCGGCATCGCATCACGACCGTCTGTCACGATCGGAACCGAGGGTTGGCCGCGGCTCGCAACAGCGGACTTCGCGCGGCGAAGGGCATCTATATCGCGTATCTTGACGACGACGATCGCTATCTCCCCCATCATCTTGAGACTCTCGTCACGTATCTGGATCGTCAAGAGTGCCGTGTCGCGTATACCGATGCATGGCGAGTGCATGAGCGGCAGATCGACGGGGCATATGTCGAAACCGGGAGGGACGTGCCGTACTCGCGCGAGTTCAATCCGGTGGATCTGCTGGTCTGCAACTACTTCCCGGTGTTGTGTGTCATGCATGCGCGGCAGTGCGTGGACGAGGTCGGGTTCTTCGACGAATCACTCTTCGCGCACGAGGATTGGGACCTGTGGATCAGGATGGCGACTCGGTTTCCGTTCAAGCATTTGAATGTGACGACGGCGGAGTTTACGTGGCGGAATGACGGCACCTCCATGACGAGCGGGACCAAGGATACCTATCGGCGTACGACCGAGATCATTTATCGGAAGTATGCCCCTTACGCGGAACCCATTGCCGGTGTACGGGAAGCCCAACAGAGGCGTCTTGAAGGATTTCATGCGAGGAAATCCAGAAAGCCCTATGTGTGCTCTATCGTCATGCCGGTGTGGAATCGCTTGGAGATGACCAGGGGTTGTCTGACGGCATTGTCACAGATCCACGACCAGCCGGAGTATGAAGTGATCGTCGTGGACAACGGATCGACCGATGGTACGGCGGAGTTTCTAAAACAACTGGACGGCGATATTCGCGTCCTCACGAATCAGGAGAACCTCGGCTTCGCCAAGGCGTGCAACCAAGGCGCGCGAGCGGCAGAGGGACGCTATCTGGTTTTTCTGAACAACGACACGATCCCACAACCCGGCTGGCTCTCGGCATTGGTGTCCGAAGTGGACGCCCACTCCGAGGTGGGCATTGTCGGCAGCAAACTTCTGTATCCCGACGGGACCATTCAACATGCCGGCGTCATTCGGGACTGCCAGGATCGCTTGCCGTACCATATCTACAAATTTTTCGCCGGGGACCACCCCGCCGTCAACCAGCGGCGCGAGTTCCAAATCGTCACGGCTGCCTGTTTGTTGATCCGCCGAGGCTTGTTCGAAGAGGTGGGCGGATTCGACGAAGAGTATGTGAACGGATTCGAAGATGCGGATCTTTGCTTGAAAGTGAAGGACCGTGGGCATCTGGTCGTCTATCAACCGCGAAGTATCGTCGTGCATCTCGAAAGTCAAACTCCGGGACGGAAAATACACGATGACGCGAACGCCGCTCGCTTTTTAAAGCGGTGGGGAGCGCAATGGTGGACGGCCGATGAGGATAGGCATTTCCATGTAGACGGGTACAAACTGAAACGCATCTTCCGGGACGGGCAGTTAGGCTGCGACATGCAGCTGATTGACGGCATCAAGGATCGTGCTGCCTGGGCGCATGTGGCGGCGGCGCAGACCGCTGCCCTAAAGCAAGACTGGCAAGCCGTGCGCCGCGAGCTTAGTTTGGCTGAGGATTGGCCGAACGACCACTATGTCTTGTCCTGGGGCGCCATGGTTGCCGAAAAGCTGAAAGAGCCGGTCTTGCGTGTGCGGTTCCTCTCCCGCTATTTGGCATTGGCGGATTCGCCTGCCGACCGGGCCGCGTTGGTCCGCACGTTGATTGAGCAGAAGAATTACACGGATGCGGAAAGTCATCTGAGAATGTTGCTGGATGCCTCCCCCGATCATGCGGATGGTCTCTTGCTGAGCGGTATTCTGTCCATGCAGCGGGAACAGTATCAGCAGGCTGAAGCGACATTTGCCTCGGCTCTTCGGCAAGGAGCGGATCGTAAGAAATGCCTGATGGGTATGGGAATGGCGGCAATGGGGAGGGCCTACGCACAGGGCGCCTGGGAACGGTTCCGTCAGGTCCTCGCCGATAATCCTGATGATGCAGAAGCGATCCATTGGTTGCTGCGGGCCGGTACGGCACAAAACCGCTGGCAGGAGGTGGGTGAGCACTTGCGTCGTTATCTCTTGCGCAATCCGGCCGACCTGTCGGTTCGCTATGCGCTGGCCGGTGTGCTGGTTCGAGGAGAACAGATCGTGGGCGCACGCCAAGAGTATGAGACGCTGCGCGCGCTCGCCCCGACGTATGACGGGTTGGTCCAACTTGACCAAGCGATCTCAGGAAAGGAAGCGGCGTTTGCCGTGGAGGCGGCGCATCTCTAA
- a CDS encoding thiamine pyrophosphate-binding protein — protein sequence MIKVADFIINTLAERGIDKMFVVYGAANGDLIDAFTRTAATEYVAVMHEQAGGFAAEAYAKVKGIPGVAIATSGPGGMNLLTSMGNCFYDSIPCVFLTGQINSRFLRPDPSIRQIGFQETDIVAMAAPVTKYAKMIMRPEDVRYELEKALWLCQSGRPGPVLLDIPLDVQKATVDAKQLVGFDIPATAAFDPEVVDSQIERLLDDLRSAERPVILVGGGVRLADAQDDVRELGRRLRIPCFPTWNALDVITSDYEWYGGRVGTYGGAGRNFGIQNSDLLLSIGSRISGRITGGNVQSFARGARKYLVEIDPAMVQRKFQQVPFDVNILCNAKVFIRRLLSALERSRKPLPDRAEWTQRVMNWKRKYDPVRPEFFEQRERVHPYAFMRRLSEKLGERDILVGDCGGNIVVSNHAFETKYGQRNLTNNGNSPMGFSFAGAMGAWFADPSKQVVCTIGDGGFNMNLQEMQTFVNYGVKVKTFILNNHIYGITKAYQETNFQGRAEACGPKGYRPPNFVKLAQAYGIKTVTIANHAEMDARIDAVLRHDGPVVCDVDMDEYHTYEPRIFGWKTPIEDMYPYISREEFKNNMLIEPAEGWMSPEYPDVVKPMQP from the coding sequence ATGATCAAAGTCGCGGACTTTATCATCAATACCTTGGCCGAACGTGGCATCGACAAGATGTTCGTCGTCTACGGCGCGGCCAACGGCGATCTCATTGATGCCTTTACCAGGACCGCCGCAACCGAATATGTCGCGGTCATGCATGAGCAGGCCGGTGGGTTTGCCGCGGAAGCCTATGCCAAGGTGAAGGGCATTCCCGGGGTCGCCATCGCGACCAGCGGTCCCGGCGGGATGAATCTTCTCACATCGATGGGAAATTGTTTCTACGATTCGATTCCCTGCGTGTTTTTGACCGGGCAGATCAACTCGCGGTTTCTGCGCCCCGACCCTTCGATCAGACAGATTGGATTTCAAGAAACAGACATCGTGGCGATGGCGGCTCCTGTGACCAAATACGCCAAGATGATCATGAGGCCTGAAGACGTCCGTTACGAGTTGGAGAAGGCCCTGTGGTTGTGTCAGAGCGGGCGGCCGGGGCCGGTGTTGCTCGATATTCCACTCGATGTTCAGAAAGCCACAGTCGATGCCAAACAACTCGTCGGGTTCGATATTCCGGCGACGGCCGCGTTCGATCCTGAGGTGGTCGACTCACAGATCGAACGATTACTCGACGATCTGCGTTCGGCCGAGCGGCCTGTGATCCTCGTCGGCGGCGGTGTACGCCTCGCCGACGCACAGGACGACGTGCGGGAATTGGGCCGTCGACTGAGGATTCCCTGTTTCCCAACCTGGAACGCATTGGACGTCATTACTTCCGATTATGAGTGGTACGGCGGGCGGGTCGGGACTTACGGTGGAGCCGGGCGCAATTTCGGCATTCAGAACAGCGATCTACTCCTGTCGATCGGAAGCAGGATCTCGGGCCGCATCACCGGGGGCAACGTGCAGAGTTTCGCGCGGGGAGCCAGGAAGTATCTCGTTGAGATCGATCCGGCCATGGTGCAGCGGAAGTTTCAGCAAGTTCCCTTCGACGTCAACATTCTTTGCAACGCAAAAGTCTTCATTCGAAGGCTCCTCAGTGCGCTGGAACGGTCGCGAAAACCATTGCCTGATCGCGCTGAATGGACTCAACGGGTCATGAACTGGAAGCGCAAATACGATCCGGTCCGACCGGAGTTTTTCGAGCAGCGGGAACGGGTGCATCCCTATGCCTTCATGCGGCGCCTGTCGGAAAAATTGGGCGAGCGCGACATTCTCGTCGGTGATTGCGGCGGCAACATTGTCGTCAGCAACCATGCGTTCGAAACGAAGTACGGCCAGCGGAACCTGACGAACAACGGCAACTCACCCATGGGCTTTTCATTTGCGGGCGCCATGGGGGCTTGGTTTGCCGATCCCTCCAAACAGGTGGTCTGTACGATCGGCGACGGCGGGTTCAACATGAACCTTCAGGAAATGCAAACATTCGTGAACTACGGAGTCAAGGTCAAGACATTCATCCTGAACAACCATATCTACGGGATTACGAAAGCCTATCAGGAAACAAACTTCCAGGGCCGGGCGGAGGCCTGCGGGCCGAAAGGCTATCGGCCGCCGAATTTCGTCAAGTTGGCTCAGGCCTACGGGATCAAAACCGTGACGATCGCCAATCATGCGGAAATGGACGCCCGGATCGACGCAGTGCTGCGTCACGATGGGCCCGTCGTGTGCGACGTGGACATGGATGAGTACCATACGTACGAACCGAGAATTTTCGGATGGAAGACGCCGATCGAGGACATGTACCCCTATATCTCTCGTGAGGAGTTCAAGAACAACATGCTGATCGAACCGGCGGAAGGTTGGATGAGCCCCGAGTATCCCGATGTCGTGAAACCGATGCAACCGTGA
- a CDS encoding cobalamin B12-binding domain-containing protein, which translates to MSKPLDVLFVAPPSRVQVYQDLSKDLAAIEPPVWAGLLAAFIRRQGYEAAILDAEASGFSHRQTAEAIAAADPTLVVFVIYGQQPSASTQCMPAGRLVCERLNELGDIPTLVIGTHPSALPKRTLEEEPYTYVCQGEGPHTVLGLLELLLGKGRRLNDVPGLWYLDGSRPTSTPPAPLIMDLDGTLPGQAWEILDMTKYRAHNWHCFHHLDSRSPYASLQTSLGCPFKCSFCCINAPFETPMLRTWSPDNVIGQIDRLVNEFGVTNIKIPDEMFVLNRRHVLGICDRIIERGYHLNLWAYARVDTVQDQVLERLKAAGFNWLGLGIESGSQHVRDGVEKGRFGDREIVSTVRKIQSHGIHVAANYIFGLPDDDLDSMRSTLDLALKLNTEWANFYCAMAYPGSPLYDLAKQKHWPLPDDIGGPGWIGYSQHAYDCLPLPTEALRSTQVLDFRDRAFQEYFTHAGYLAMMQRTFGSAVVQHVLDMCARRIQRRHHESVASAVS; encoded by the coding sequence GTGTCAAAGCCGCTTGATGTCCTGTTTGTCGCACCTCCGAGCCGAGTCCAGGTCTATCAAGATCTCAGCAAGGATCTTGCTGCGATCGAGCCGCCGGTCTGGGCCGGCTTGCTCGCCGCGTTCATCCGCAGGCAGGGTTATGAAGCTGCCATTCTCGATGCGGAGGCCTCCGGCTTCAGCCACCGGCAGACCGCTGAGGCGATCGCCGCCGCCGATCCCACCCTCGTCGTCTTCGTGATCTATGGGCAACAACCGTCTGCTTCTACGCAATGCATGCCGGCAGGCCGGCTGGTTTGTGAACGACTGAACGAACTGGGCGACATTCCGACGCTGGTCATCGGGACCCATCCCTCGGCCCTTCCGAAACGAACGTTGGAGGAAGAGCCCTATACCTACGTCTGCCAGGGTGAGGGGCCTCATACGGTACTTGGACTACTCGAACTCCTGCTCGGGAAGGGACGTCGACTGAACGATGTGCCGGGCCTCTGGTATCTGGATGGAAGCCGGCCGACTTCCACTCCGCCTGCGCCGCTCATCATGGATCTTGACGGCACGTTGCCGGGACAAGCCTGGGAGATCCTCGACATGACGAAGTACCGCGCCCATAACTGGCATTGCTTTCATCATTTGGATTCCCGCAGCCCCTACGCGTCGTTGCAGACCAGCTTGGGTTGTCCCTTCAAGTGTTCGTTCTGTTGCATCAATGCCCCCTTTGAAACGCCCATGCTGAGGACTTGGAGTCCGGACAACGTGATCGGGCAGATCGATCGTTTAGTGAACGAGTTCGGCGTGACCAATATCAAGATTCCGGACGAGATGTTCGTCTTAAATCGCCGGCATGTGCTCGGTATCTGCGACCGGATCATCGAGCGTGGATATCATCTCAATCTGTGGGCCTATGCGCGCGTGGATACCGTACAGGATCAGGTGCTCGAGCGCCTCAAAGCCGCGGGTTTCAATTGGCTTGGATTGGGCATCGAGTCGGGTAGTCAGCACGTGCGGGACGGTGTCGAAAAAGGCCGCTTCGGCGACCGGGAAATCGTTTCGACCGTCAGAAAAATCCAGTCGCATGGCATTCATGTGGCGGCCAATTACATCTTCGGTCTACCGGATGATGATCTCGACAGTATGCGCTCCACGCTGGATCTGGCGCTCAAGCTGAATACGGAATGGGCCAACTTCTATTGCGCCATGGCGTACCCCGGCTCGCCGCTGTACGACTTGGCCAAGCAGAAGCACTGGCCGTTACCAGACGATATCGGGGGACCGGGCTGGATCGGCTATTCGCAGCATGCCTACGACTGTCTGCCGTTGCCGACGGAGGCCCTTCGGTCCACGCAGGTCTTGGATTTCAGAGATCGAGCGTTTCAGGAGTATTTCACTCACGCGGGGTACTTGGCGATGATGCAACGGACCTTCGGTTCCGCGGTCGTCCAGCACGTGCTCGATATGTGCGCCCGGAGGATTCAGCGTCGGCACCATGAGTCAGTCGCTTCGGCGGTCTCATAA